A region of the Polaribacter sp. L3A8 genome:
ATTTGGCATTCTATTTGGTCAGTAGAAAAAGACAAAACCAACGTTATAAAAACAAAAAGAACCGCTGCAGTTTTCGATTTTAATTTAGGGTATATTGCTACCTTATTTTTAGGAATTTGTTTTGTTCTTTTAGGGGCTCTTGTGATGTATAAATCTGGAGAAACTTTTTCTAATAAAGGAGGTGTTTTTGCATCTCAATTGATTTATTTATATACAAAAAACTTAGGTGAGTTCTCTTACCTATTTATTGCTATTGCTGCTTTTACAACCATGTTTAGCACCACGATTACAACAATGGACGCATCACCTAGAGCAATGAACAGAACTACAAAAATATTATTTAATAAGCAGTTAAAATATGGGTATTGGTTTTGGATTCTCTTCTTATTTGCTGGTACTTTTTTAATCTTAAAATATTTTATGGAGGATATGGGTTTACTTATAAAAATAGCCACTATTTTATCCTTTTTAACAGCTCCTTTTTACGCCATTTTAAACTACAAATTAATTACAGGTAAACATACTCCTAAAGAACATCAACCAGGTATTTATTTAAGAATCTTAAGTATTGTTGGTATTGTCTTCTTAATCGGATTTAGTATTTGGTTTTTAAGCAGTATTTCAAACTTTTCTTCGTAAATTTGTATTTCAATTTAGAAATAAAATGGCAATAGAATCTGTAATACTTCCAGAAAAACAAAAAAAACCCAAATGGCTACGTGTAAAATTACCTGTGGGTAAAAAATACACAGAATTAAGGTCTTTGGTAGATAAATATAAACTGAATACCATTTGTACAAGTGGAAGCTGTCCTAACATGGGAGAATGTTGGGGAGAAGGAACTGCTACATTTATGATCTTAGGAAATATCTGTACACGTTCTTGTGGTTTTTGTGGTGTAAAAACCGGAAGACCAGAAACCGTAGAATGGGATGAGCCAGAAAAAGTAGCCCGTTCTATAAAATTAATGAGCATAAAACATGCCGTTATAACTTCTGTAGATAGAGACGATCTAAAAGATGGTGGGTCTATTATTTGGGCAGAAACTGTGGATGCAATTCGTAGAGCAAACCCTAAAACAACTTTAGAAACTCTAATTCCAGATTTTCAAGGTAACACTAAACAAATAGATAGAGTTATAGAAGTGCATCCAGAAGTTGTTTCTCATAACATGGAAACTGTTAGAAGATTAAGTAGAGAAGTTAGAATTCAGGCAAAGTACGATAGAAGTTTAGGTGTATTAAAATACTTAAAAGAAAAAGGAATGCGTACTAAAACTGGTTTAATGCTTGGTTTAGGTGAAAAGGAAGAAGAAGTGATACAAACTATGAAAGATTTACGTGCAGTAAATTGTGATATTATTACAATTGGTCAGTATTTACAACCTTCTAAAAAACATTTACCTGTAAAAGAATTTATTACTCCAGATCAATTTAAAAAATACGAAACTTTAGGCTTAGAAATGGGCTTTATGTATGTAGAAAGTGGTGCGTTAGTTCGTTCTTCTTATAAAGCACATAAACATGCAGTATAACCCTTTTTAGTTGATAAAATTTTAGCTAAAAAATTAACATATCGGCATTAAAAAACAATAAAATACAACGATTCTCAATAGAGGGTCGTTTTTTTATTAAACAACTATAAAATGGTTAATAAATTATCATATTTATATTACCTATTTTATCTTTGCAGCCTACTTGAAAAGGCAAATTAAGAGCAACTTTTAATACTGCATTTATGCATGAATTATTTATAAAAAAACCATCTCAAATGAGATGGTTTTTTTATAACTTTTAATGATAAGAATTGCTTTAAATTTATCTTAAAACAGCGTCTAAATTCTTTTCGAAAGATTGCTGTAGTTTTTGCATAATCTTATCTATTTGTTTGTCTGCCAAAGTTTTTGTTTCGTCTTGTAATAAGAAACTAACTGCATACGATTTTTTGCCTTCAGGTAATTTATCACCTTCATAAACATCAAATAAATCTACCTCTTTTAATAGTTTTCTTTCAGATTGAAAAGCCAAATTATAAACCTCATTAAATGCAACTTTAGTATCTAATAATAATGCTAAATCACGTTTTACAGCCGGGAATTTAGAGTTTTCACTTACTTTAATGTTCTTGTTACCTACTAACGTTAAAATAGTATCCCAATTAAAATCAGCAAATAAAACCTCTTGTTTAATTCCGAATTCTTTTAAAACCGCACCTTTAACAACACCAAATTCTACTAATTTTATTTTTCCTAATCCTAAAGAAATTCCTTCAGAAAAAATATCTTCTTTTGTTGGTGAAGACTTTACTTTATCAATTCCTAATCTACCTAATAAAGAAGTTATAATACCTTTTAAATAAAAGAAATCAGAAGTTTTACTAGCAACACTCCAACTTTCTTTTGTTCTATTTCCGGTAACAAAAAGAGTTAAATGTTTATTCTCTTCATACTTTTCTCCATATTTATGATATGTTTTACCAAACTCATAAAACTGTAAAGAATTGTTTTTTCTATTGATGTTGTATGCTACAGATTCTAAACCACTAAATAATAAAGACTGACGTAATACTTTTAAATCGTTACTTAACGGATTTAACATCGCTACGTTGGCTTCTTCATTAATATTCTCTGACAACGCAGTGTATTCTGGTTTTGTTAAAGAATTTGCCATAGTTTCATTAAAACCTAAAGCACTTAATTGGTTTGCAATAACGTTTTCTATCTTTGTTTCTTTGTTAGAATCAAAAGAAATTGACGTATTTAATTTATGAGAAAATTCAATATTATTGTAACCATAAACTCTTAAGATCTCTTCTATAATATCTGCTTCACGCTGAACATCTGTTCTATAAGAAGGAATTGTTAATCCTAAACCTCCGTTAGTTTCACTGTTTATTTTAATTTCTAAAGAAGCTAAAATATTTTTAATTGTTTCTTTTGGAATCTCCTGCCCTATTAATCTATAAACATGCTCGTAAGACAAAAACACTTGAAAATCTTCTATTTTAACTGGATAAAAATCTGAAACA
Encoded here:
- a CDS encoding Nramp family divalent metal transporter is translated as MKKSFLHSLGPGLLFAGAAIGVSHLVQSTRAGAEFGFGLLWALLLVHIFKYPFFQFGPRYAAATGETLLEGYKKLGKGVLIAYYILNFATMFTIQAAVTIVTAGLASQLFGITDDLVLWATLIMFISLIFLVVGKYKLLDNLMKIVIIILTISTILAVNIALFNTNDTFDVTQIIPSGAVELTFLIAFLGWMPAPLDVSIWHSIWSVEKDKTNVIKTKRTAAVFDFNLGYIATLFLGICFVLLGALVMYKSGETFSNKGGVFASQLIYLYTKNLGEFSYLFIAIAAFTTMFSTTITTMDASPRAMNRTTKILFNKQLKYGYWFWILFLFAGTFLILKYFMEDMGLLIKIATILSFLTAPFYAILNYKLITGKHTPKEHQPGIYLRILSIVGIVFLIGFSIWFLSSISNFSS
- the lipA gene encoding lipoyl synthase, whose amino-acid sequence is MAIESVILPEKQKKPKWLRVKLPVGKKYTELRSLVDKYKLNTICTSGSCPNMGECWGEGTATFMILGNICTRSCGFCGVKTGRPETVEWDEPEKVARSIKLMSIKHAVITSVDRDDLKDGGSIIWAETVDAIRRANPKTTLETLIPDFQGNTKQIDRVIEVHPEVVSHNMETVRRLSREVRIQAKYDRSLGVLKYLKEKGMRTKTGLMLGLGEKEEEVIQTMKDLRAVNCDIITIGQYLQPSKKHLPVKEFITPDQFKKYETLGLEMGFMYVESGALVRSSYKAHKHAV